Proteins from a single region of Sediminitomix flava:
- a CDS encoding Crp/Fnr family transcriptional regulator — translation MTHQLLKENIQRNVQFSKDELDEFCQYFQPKTINKKEFVLEQGELCKFEGFVLDGCFRVFTLDKKGNEITLYFAVKDWWLMDIDSFMNQSPSNLNIQAIEDSEVLLIKRSDKLALYESLPAVEKLFRVMSQKALVAWQRRLINSNCLTAKERYHQFIGDYPNISSKLTDRQIASYLGITYEFLSKLKKQPQK, via the coding sequence ATGACACACCAATTACTAAAAGAAAACATACAGCGAAATGTACAATTCTCAAAGGATGAATTAGACGAATTCTGCCAGTATTTTCAGCCTAAAACTATAAATAAAAAGGAGTTCGTTTTAGAACAAGGAGAACTTTGCAAGTTTGAAGGCTTTGTTTTGGATGGTTGTTTTCGAGTCTTTACTCTTGACAAAAAGGGTAATGAAATTACTTTATACTTTGCCGTAAAAGATTGGTGGTTGATGGATATTGATAGCTTTATGAATCAGAGTCCCTCAAACCTAAATATCCAAGCCATAGAAGATAGTGAAGTACTTTTAATCAAAAGGTCTGATAAACTCGCTTTGTATGAATCACTCCCTGCAGTAGAAAAGTTGTTCAGAGTTATGTCTCAAAAAGCACTTGTAGCTTGGCAAAGACGTTTGATCAATAGCAATTGCCTTACAGCCAAAGAGCGATACCATCAATTTATCGGAGATTACCCCAATATCTCATCCAAACTCACCGATAGGCAGATTGCAAGCTACTTAGGCATTACCTATGAATTCCTAAGCAAACTGAAAAAGCAACCCCAAAAATAA
- a CDS encoding GlcG/HbpS family heme-binding protein, translating into MKSFQHIKGFILIFILSSICTLAHAQVTYNITQEDALKVMLAAKEKAEKDNVLVNIAVVDAGANLKAFLRMDESYLGSIDVAVKKAKTARYFNIATGDLGKLTQPGGIIYNIEVSNDGLISFPGGVPIKNDDGEIIGAIGVSGGTIEQDHEIATTGALAAIE; encoded by the coding sequence ATGAAGTCCTTTCAACATATAAAAGGTTTTATCCTTATATTTATCCTCTCATCGATATGCACATTGGCTCATGCTCAAGTGACTTACAACATTACGCAAGAAGATGCTCTAAAAGTGATGTTGGCAGCCAAAGAAAAAGCGGAGAAAGACAATGTATTGGTCAATATTGCCGTAGTGGATGCTGGAGCGAACTTGAAAGCTTTTTTGCGTATGGATGAATCCTATTTAGGAAGTATAGATGTAGCAGTCAAAAAAGCGAAAACTGCAAGGTATTTCAATATTGCCACAGGAGATCTTGGGAAACTTACTCAACCCGGTGGAATTATTTATAATATTGAAGTATCTAATGATGGCTTAATCAGTTTCCCTGGTGGTGTACCAATTAAAAATGATGATGGAGAAATCATAGGAGCAATTGGCGTCAGTGGAGGCACTATCGAACAAGATCACGAAATAGCTACTACTGGGGCATTAGCAGCTATTGAGTAA
- a CDS encoding type 1 glutamine amidotransferase domain-containing protein — protein sequence MMKKVLFILTSHDRLGDTGEKTGFWIEEFAAPYYYLTDNNVDVTLSSPKGGQPPIDPKSDDEGSQTPSTVRFNNDKELQVKLSNTSEISTVNPNDFDAIFYPGGHGPLWDLAENKTSVGLIEQFYTQNKPVAAVCHAPVVLKDAVLASGEPLVKGKKLTSFTNSEEKAIELDGIVPFLVEDELKNKGGIFSNAEDWASYAIEDGHLITGQNPASSILVAELLLKQLNSES from the coding sequence ATGATGAAGAAAGTATTATTTATTCTCACAAGCCACGACCGTTTGGGAGACACAGGTGAAAAAACAGGTTTTTGGATAGAGGAGTTTGCAGCTCCTTATTATTACCTTACTGACAATAATGTTGACGTTACTTTAAGTTCTCCAAAAGGTGGACAGCCTCCTATCGATCCGAAAAGTGATGATGAGGGTTCTCAAACTCCTTCAACTGTCAGATTCAACAATGACAAAGAATTACAAGTCAAACTTTCTAATACTTCAGAAATAAGCACAGTCAACCCAAATGACTTTGATGCTATCTTTTACCCAGGAGGTCACGGTCCACTTTGGGATTTAGCCGAGAACAAAACTTCTGTGGGGCTTATAGAGCAATTTTATACGCAAAATAAGCCTGTGGCTGCCGTTTGTCATGCTCCTGTCGTATTGAAAGATGCTGTTTTAGCTTCGGGTGAACCGCTTGTAAAAGGAAAAAAATTAACCTCTTTTACCAATAGCGAAGAAAAAGCGATTGAATTAGACGGTATCGTTCCATTTTTGGTAGAAGATGAATTGAAAAATAAAGGCGGAATCTTCTCGAATGCAGAGGATTGGGCATCTTATGCTATAGAAGATGGTCACTTAATCACAGGGCAAAATCCTGCCTCATCTATTCTTGTCGCTGAGTTACTACTAAAACAACTAAATTCTGAGTCATGA
- a CDS encoding Dabb family protein — protein MNSIKSILLVSILFLSSISFAQTTEEATLNRQDFKGTANNTVSVTSYEKGNSHYVYSGGDGGNIDVFSLDQNGALSAISRHELAIGKGPARGLVASQISGTDYLFVGNKGANAVEVFKILENGSLERVFILNDTDETYIGTVITLQVIKMKNAAYLFVGGLEKTPGLSCFKIQSNGSLTHVQSQKDNDKIHTDGIIGMYVHKINGKTYLYTGGFQDNGLSGFRVYESGRFKNITNISDNTTDRFLTGTYPVTGVTLGDNHYVVVGHRHHKYYKRINFIKKKDFVYHGDAVSVFKVNKRGELLPHSTLIDDETTLLSGQTRIEILKTNDEEAIVAVGTRDDESIQLCKLNKEGVLSPLSSLKTGFPIYYGLNALKVKDELLFIAGAVRFDLKQLVSYKVALNSPSTKGKVLRHVVNLKFKADVSQNKIDEAVARFSNLKNQIPEIAHMEWGLNNSTEGHSKGFQYCFTLTFNNAHGREIYLFHKAHLALVQKVGPLLDDVFVMDYWTLNTSLQTP, from the coding sequence ATGAACAGCATTAAAAGTATCCTGCTCGTTAGCATACTCTTTTTATCTTCGATCAGTTTTGCTCAAACTACTGAAGAAGCAACGCTTAACCGACAAGATTTTAAAGGTACAGCAAACAACACTGTTAGTGTCACTAGTTATGAGAAAGGAAATTCTCACTATGTCTATTCTGGAGGAGATGGTGGAAATATAGACGTTTTTTCCCTTGATCAAAACGGAGCACTTTCTGCGATCAGCAGACATGAACTTGCTATTGGTAAAGGTCCAGCGAGAGGATTGGTAGCTTCTCAAATCAGTGGAACTGATTACCTTTTTGTGGGAAATAAAGGAGCAAATGCAGTAGAAGTATTCAAAATACTAGAAAATGGCTCACTAGAAAGAGTCTTTATTCTAAACGATACTGACGAAACGTATATCGGAACAGTCATTACGCTACAGGTAATCAAAATGAAAAATGCGGCTTACCTTTTTGTCGGTGGTTTGGAAAAAACACCGGGTTTAAGCTGTTTCAAAATTCAGTCTAACGGTTCTCTAACACATGTACAATCCCAAAAAGACAATGATAAAATTCACACGGATGGTATCATTGGGATGTATGTACATAAAATCAATGGAAAGACTTATCTGTACACAGGAGGTTTTCAAGACAATGGTCTAAGTGGTTTTAGAGTTTATGAAAGCGGTCGTTTCAAAAACATCACAAATATCAGTGATAATACAACAGACCGTTTCTTGACAGGTACGTATCCTGTTACAGGTGTTACTTTAGGAGACAACCACTATGTAGTGGTAGGACACAGACACCACAAATACTACAAAAGAATCAACTTCATCAAGAAGAAAGATTTCGTTTATCACGGAGATGCGGTGAGTGTTTTCAAGGTAAATAAGAGAGGTGAACTTCTTCCTCATTCTACCCTAATCGATGACGAAACAACATTGCTTTCGGGTCAAACAAGAATCGAAATTCTGAAGACCAATGATGAAGAAGCAATTGTAGCGGTAGGAACAAGAGATGACGAAAGCATTCAGCTTTGTAAACTGAATAAAGAGGGAGTACTATCACCTCTGTCTTCTCTAAAAACGGGTTTTCCTATCTATTACGGTTTGAATGCCTTGAAAGTAAAAGATGAATTACTTTTCATTGCAGGAGCAGTTCGTTTTGACCTAAAACAGTTGGTGAGTTATAAAGTCGCTCTCAACAGCCCTAGCACAAAAGGTAAAGTCTTGAGACATGTTGTCAATCTTAAATTCAAGGCTGACGTTAGCCAAAACAAGATCGATGAAGCCGTAGCTCGATTCTCGAACCTAAAAAATCAGATTCCAGAAATTGCTCATATGGAATGGGGCTTAAACAACAGTACAGAAGGGCATAGCAAAGGTTTCCAATACTGTTTTACTTTGACATTTAATAATGCGCATGGCAGAGAAATCTACCTTTTCCACAAGGCTCATTTGGCTCTTGTACAAAAAGTAGGACCATTATTAGATGACGTTTTTGTAATGGATTATTGGACTCTAAATACAAGTTTACAAACTCCTTGA